The Bacillus oleivorans genome has a window encoding:
- the ggt gene encoding gamma-glutamyltransferase, with protein MRSIWKSSIAFLFSVVLIAGTLPFSALAKEESLDYDQYSEVAVGKDGMVATAHPLATEIGADVLRKGGNAIDAAVAIQFALNVTEPMMSGIGGGGFMMVYDAKTKETTIINSRERAPQGATPDMFLDENGNPIPFSIRHTGGDAVGVPGTLKGLETALEKWGTRPMAQLITPAIKLADQGFPIDSVLAESIADNEDKLARTAAKDVFLPNGKPLEEGETLVQKDLAKTFKLIRATGSDALYNGPIGQALADTVQEFGGSMTAADLKKYQVTIDEPIWGEYQGYQIASMPPPSSGGVFLLQMLKILDDFNLSQYDVKSWEKYHLLAEAMHLAYADRAAYAGDPEFVNVPLTGLLHPDYIKERQTLISLDRVNPNPQAGDPWKYESDAANYQPTSQPNDRQYGETTHFTVADRWGNVVSYTTTIEQVFGSGIMVPGYGFMLNNELTDFDAVPGGANEVQPNKRPLSSMTPTIVFKDGQPVLTVGSPGGPTIITSVLQTILHTIEYDMELKSAVEEPRIYTNNLSSYRYESGIPTEVLNRLKGMGHRFGSSPTTIGNVQSILIDHENGTFKGVADSSRNGSATGVDLKGNRK; from the coding sequence ATGAGGAGTATTTGGAAGTCTAGTATTGCCTTTTTATTTAGTGTTGTCTTGATAGCTGGTACACTGCCGTTTAGTGCTTTGGCGAAAGAAGAAAGCCTTGATTATGATCAGTACAGCGAGGTTGCAGTCGGAAAGGATGGAATGGTGGCAACCGCCCATCCATTGGCAACGGAAATAGGTGCTGACGTGCTCAGAAAAGGCGGAAATGCGATTGATGCGGCAGTCGCGATTCAGTTTGCTTTAAATGTGACCGAGCCTATGATGTCCGGCATTGGCGGCGGCGGATTTATGATGGTTTACGATGCAAAAACCAAGGAAACCACCATCATCAACAGCCGCGAGAGAGCCCCGCAAGGAGCAACACCTGATATGTTTTTAGATGAAAACGGAAACCCGATTCCATTTTCTATCCGTCACACGGGCGGTGACGCGGTTGGTGTTCCAGGCACCTTAAAAGGACTGGAAACCGCTTTAGAAAAATGGGGAACTCGCCCAATGGCGCAATTGATTACTCCTGCTATTAAACTGGCCGATCAAGGTTTTCCAATCGACTCAGTCCTGGCAGAATCAATTGCTGATAACGAGGATAAGTTAGCAAGAACAGCAGCAAAGGATGTCTTTCTTCCAAATGGAAAACCGCTAGAGGAAGGAGAAACCCTTGTTCAAAAGGATTTAGCCAAAACCTTTAAATTAATTCGTGCCACAGGTTCCGATGCGTTATACAATGGACCGATTGGACAAGCACTTGCTGATACGGTGCAGGAATTTGGTGGTTCCATGACGGCAGCGGATTTAAAAAAGTATCAGGTAACGATCGATGAGCCAATCTGGGGTGAGTACCAAGGCTATCAGATTGCCAGTATGCCTCCTCCAAGCTCAGGCGGCGTGTTCCTGTTACAAATGCTGAAGATTTTGGACGATTTTAACCTTTCCCAATATGATGTGAAATCATGGGAAAAATATCATTTGCTAGCAGAGGCGATGCACCTGGCTTACGCGGATCGGGCGGCCTATGCAGGGGATCCTGAATTCGTGAATGTACCGTTAACGGGACTTTTACATCCAGACTATATTAAAGAACGCCAGACGCTGATCAGTCTTGATCGGGTAAACCCAAATCCGCAAGCAGGGGACCCATGGAAGTACGAATCTGATGCTGCAAACTATCAGCCTACCAGCCAGCCGAATGATCGCCAGTATGGGGAAACTACTCATTTCACCGTGGCGGACAGATGGGGAAATGTCGTTTCATATACAACGACGATTGAACAAGTATTTGGTAGTGGAATCATGGTTCCAGGTTACGGTTTTATGTTAAATAATGAATTAACTGACTTCGATGCGGTTCCTGGCGGGGCTAATGAAGTCCAGCCGAATAAACGGCCTTTAAGCAGTATGACGCCAACGATTGTATTCAAGGACGGACAACCTGTTTTAACAGTCGGCTCACCGGGCGGTCCTACCATTATTACCTCTGTTCTACAGACGATTCTGCATACGATTGAATATGATATGGAGCTTAAATCAGCTGTAGAGGAGCCAAGAATCTATACAAATAACCTCAGCTCTTATCGTTATGAATCTGGTATTCCAACAGAGGTTCTCAACAGGCTTAAGGGTATGGGGCATAGATTTGGTTCTAGTCCGACAACGATCGGAAATGTTCAGAGTATCTTAATTGACCATGAAAATGGAACCTTTAAAGGCGTAGCTGATTCGAGCAGGAATGGTTCGGCTACGGGTGTTGATTTGAAGGGTAATCGGAAATAG